The Pricia mediterranea genome includes a window with the following:
- a CDS encoding MFS transporter, translated as MDKPQKLGRIFLILLSLFVVMLGYGILLPILPYYTEILALKDNLDADRINFHIGMLTSIYPLFQLIFVIVWGRLSDKYGRKPIILVGLIGFIAMNLLTGLATSLAMLYAARILGGIFTSSVIPVSNAYLSDITSQKRRTKIMAWSGVAISSGVIFGPVLGGLLSQTNIHWELSFWVFHFNRFSVPFLFAAVLGFIVLLVIVKWLKNTAVATKIREKSTKFSFSFSHYFMVLLALSFVMQFVVTLFETVFSIYGKDELAFNSNQVGIGFMLCGSVMAVLQPVFATYGEKIMTSKQQITLGLLITGVSLVVFPFLQNELSVYGMIILFASGGAMVTPNLLSAVSMLSKEDTGSNISIQSSTNSIGQILGPVLGTWLLAGGFYYPFIIAGLVVLVAIGLVYYLQPKN; from the coding sequence ATGGACAAGCCACAAAAACTTGGCAGGATATTTTTGATTCTGCTAAGTTTATTTGTCGTTATGCTAGGGTACGGGATACTGCTGCCCATACTCCCCTACTATACCGAAATACTGGCATTAAAGGATAATTTAGATGCCGACCGGATTAACTTCCATATCGGCATGTTGACCAGCATTTATCCGTTATTCCAACTCATATTCGTAATTGTATGGGGCAGACTTTCGGATAAGTATGGTCGTAAGCCCATAATTCTAGTGGGCCTTATCGGATTTATAGCAATGAACTTGCTGACCGGACTGGCCACTTCGCTTGCCATGCTCTATGCCGCCCGTATCTTAGGGGGAATATTCACTTCATCTGTCATCCCTGTAAGCAATGCCTATCTAAGTGATATAACCTCGCAAAAACGAAGAACCAAAATAATGGCATGGTCAGGTGTTGCAATTAGTTCTGGTGTTATTTTCGGCCCTGTTTTGGGCGGCCTCTTATCCCAGACCAATATACATTGGGAACTTTCTTTTTGGGTATTTCATTTTAACCGATTTTCGGTTCCATTTCTCTTTGCAGCCGTATTAGGTTTTATCGTGTTGCTCGTAATTGTAAAATGGTTGAAGAATACAGCCGTTGCGACCAAGATCAGAGAAAAATCGACAAAATTCAGTTTCTCCTTTAGTCATTATTTTATGGTACTATTAGCACTGTCTTTTGTCATGCAATTTGTTGTGACCCTCTTTGAAACCGTATTTTCAATTTATGGCAAGGATGAATTAGCGTTCAATAGTAATCAAGTCGGTATTGGCTTTATGCTTTGCGGTTCTGTGATGGCAGTCTTACAGCCTGTTTTTGCTACTTATGGGGAAAAGATAATGACCTCGAAACAGCAAATCACGTTAGGCTTATTGATAACAGGGGTATCGCTCGTAGTATTCCCCTTTTTACAAAATGAGCTATCTGTATATGGCATGATAATACTATTTGCCAGTGGCGGTGCCATGGTAACCCCAAACCTGCTTTCGGCGGTCTCTATGTTATCCAAGGAAGATACGGGAAGTAATATTTCCATTCAAAGCTCCACGAACAGTATCGGACAGATTTTGGGACCTGTGTTGGGAACATGGTTGTTGGCAGGTGGCTTTTATTATCCCTTTATAATTGCAGGATTAGTCGTTTTGGTTGCAATAGGATTGGTTTATTATCTACAACCAAAAAATTAG